The following proteins come from a genomic window of Aquimarina sp. MAR_2010_214:
- the hpf gene encoding ribosome hibernation-promoting factor, HPF/YfiA family has protein sequence MKVNLQSVNFNADQKLVDFTQTKLDKLETHFNRIIHADVFLKVMNTSGKENKITEILLSVPGDEFIIKKVNKSFEEGVDECVSSLERQLKKRKEKLNAHV, from the coding sequence ATGAAAGTGAACTTGCAGTCCGTAAATTTTAATGCAGATCAAAAGTTGGTGGATTTTACTCAAACTAAATTAGATAAGTTGGAGACTCATTTTAATCGAATAATTCACGCAGATGTATTTTTGAAAGTTATGAATACGAGTGGTAAAGAGAATAAAATCACAGAGATTTTGTTGAGTGTACCGGGAGATGAATTTATAATCAAGAAAGTTAACAAATCTTTTGAAGAAGGTGTAGATGAGTGTGTTAGTTCATTAGAAAGACAACTTAAAAAACGTAAAGAAAAATTAAATGCACATGTTTGA
- the tuf gene encoding elongation factor Tu, whose product MAKETFDRSKPHLNIGTIGHVDHGKTTLTAAITKVLADAGLSEARDFDQIDNAPEEKERGITINTSHVEYQTENRHYAHVDCPGHADYVKNMVTGAAQMDGAILVVAATDGPMPQTREHILLGRQVGIPRIVVFLNKVDMVDDEELLELVEMEVRDLLSFYEYDGDNGPVISGSALGALNGEQKWVDTVMELMAAVDDWIELPKRDVEKDFLMPIEDVFSITGRGTVATGRIETGIANTGDPVEIIGMGAEKLTSTITGIEMFRQILDRGEAGDNAGILLRGIEKTQISRGMVITKPGSVTPHKKFKAEVYILKKEEGGRHTPFHNNYRPQFYVRTTDVTGNIALPDGVEMVMPGDNLTITVELIQTIAMNVGLRFAIREGGRTVGAGQVTEILD is encoded by the coding sequence ATGGCAAAGGAAACTTTTGATCGTTCCAAACCGCACTTAAATATTGGTACTATTGGACACGTTGATCACGGTAAAACGACTTTAACTGCTGCGATTACTAAAGTATTAGCAGATGCAGGTCTTTCTGAAGCGAGAGATTTTGATCAAATCGATAATGCTCCGGAAGAAAAAGAAAGAGGTATTACTATTAATACATCTCATGTTGAGTATCAAACGGAGAATCGTCATTATGCACACGTTGACTGTCCAGGTCACGCCGATTATGTAAAGAACATGGTTACTGGTGCTGCTCAAATGGACGGTGCAATCTTAGTAGTTGCTGCTACAGATGGTCCTATGCCACAAACACGTGAACATATACTTTTAGGTCGTCAGGTTGGTATTCCTAGAATCGTTGTATTCCTTAACAAAGTGGATATGGTTGATGATGAGGAATTGTTAGAGCTTGTTGAAATGGAAGTAAGAGATCTTCTTTCTTTTTATGAGTATGACGGTGATAATGGTCCTGTAATATCTGGTTCTGCACTTGGAGCTCTTAATGGAGAGCAAAAATGGGTAGATACTGTGATGGAGCTTATGGCTGCTGTAGATGATTGGATCGAGTTACCAAAGCGTGATGTTGAGAAAGATTTCTTAATGCCGATTGAAGATGTATTTTCTATTACTGGTCGTGGTACTGTTGCTACAGGTCGTATAGAAACAGGAATCGCTAATACTGGAGATCCTGTAGAGATTATTGGTATGGGAGCTGAAAAGCTTACTTCTACTATAACTGGTATCGAAATGTTCCGTCAGATCCTTGATAGAGGTGAGGCTGGAGATAATGCTGGTATCCTATTAAGAGGAATTGAGAAAACTCAAATTTCTCGTGGTATGGTAATCACTAAACCTGGTTCTGTAACTCCACATAAAAAATTCAAAGCTGAGGTGTATATCCTTAAGAAAGAAGAAGGTGGACGTCACACACCATTCCATAATAACTACCGTCCTCAGTTTTACGTACGTACAACTGATGTAACAGGAAATATTGCTCTTCCTGATGGAGTTGAAATGGTAATGCCTGGAGATAACTTAACAATTACTGTTGAGCTAATTCAGACAATTGCAATGAATGTAGGTCTTCGTTTTGCGATCCGTGAAGGTGGTAGAACAGTAGGTGCTGGTCAAGTAACTGAAATTTTAGACTAA
- the secE gene encoding preprotein translocase subunit SecE, whose translation MAGLVNYIAESYNELKNHVTWTPWAEAQRLTLIVIVFSVIFSLVIWGIDTAFSNVIEYYFSLVKS comes from the coding sequence ATGGCTGGACTAGTAAATTACATTGCAGAATCATATAACGAGCTTAAGAATCATGTGACTTGGACTCCTTGGGCAGAAGCACAAAGACTTACTTTGATTGTAATCGTTTTTTCGGTTATTTTTTCGTTAGTTATTTGGGGTATAGATACTGCATTTAGTAATGTGATAGAGTATTATTTTTCTTTAGTTAAATCTTAA
- the nusG gene encoding transcription termination/antitermination protein NusG yields the protein MAEVDNTKKWYVVRAVSGQENKIKDYIEREIAHMGLEDYVSQILVPTEKVVQIRNGKKINKERVYFPGYVMIEANLSGEVPHIIKSINGVIGFLGEVKGGDPVPLRKAEINRMLGKVDELAVKTDNVAIPYTVGETVKVIDGPFNGFNGTVEKVNEEKRKLEVMVKIFGRKTPLELSYMQVEKI from the coding sequence ATGGCTGAAGTAGATAATACGAAGAAATGGTACGTGGTAAGAGCGGTGAGCGGTCAGGAAAATAAAATTAAAGACTATATTGAGCGTGAGATAGCTCATATGGGACTTGAAGATTATGTTTCGCAAATTCTTGTTCCTACTGAAAAAGTAGTGCAAATCCGTAATGGAAAAAAAATAAATAAGGAAAGAGTGTATTTTCCTGGTTATGTTATGATAGAAGCTAACCTTTCTGGAGAAGTACCACATATAATTAAATCTATTAATGGTGTAATAGGTTTTCTTGGTGAAGTAAAAGGAGGAGATCCTGTTCCATTAAGAAAAGCAGAAATTAATAGAATGCTTGGTAAGGTAGATGAGCTTGCGGTTAAAACTGATAATGTTGCCATCCCTTACACAGTAGGAGAAACAGTAAAAGTTATTGATGGACCATTTAATGGATTTAATGGTACTGTAGAAAAAGTAAACGAAGAGAAGCGTAAACTCGAAGTAATGGTTAAGATTTTCGGAAGAAAAACACCATTAGAATTGAGTTATATGCAAGTAGAAAAAATATAA
- the rplK gene encoding 50S ribosomal protein L11, with the protein MAKEIGKVVKLQVRGGAANPSPPVGPALGAAGVNIMEFCKQFNGRTQDKAGKVLPVVINVYTDKSFDFVIKTPPAAVQILEAAKQKKGSGEPNRKKVASVTWDQVRTIAEDKMQDLNAFTVESAMKMIAGTARSMGVTVKGQAPF; encoded by the coding sequence ATGGCTAAAGAGATAGGTAAAGTAGTAAAATTACAAGTGCGTGGAGGAGCGGCAAACCCATCCCCACCAGTTGGACCTGCTTTAGGTGCTGCCGGAGTAAATATCATGGAATTCTGTAAGCAATTCAATGGTAGAACACAAGATAAAGCTGGTAAAGTATTACCAGTTGTAATTAATGTGTATACAGACAAGTCTTTTGACTTTGTTATTAAAACTCCACCAGCAGCTGTTCAGATACTGGAAGCAGCAAAACAGAAAAAAGGTTCTGGAGAGCCTAATCGTAAAAAAGTAGCTAGTGTTACTTGGGATCAAGTTCGTACAATCGCAGAAGATAAAATGCAGGATTTAAATGCATTTACTGTAGAATCTGCTATGAAAATGATTGCTGGTACCGCTCGTTCAATGGGTGTAACTGTAAAAGGACAAGCTCCTTTTTAA
- the rplA gene encoding 50S ribosomal protein L1, whose protein sequence is MAKVTKKQKEAKAKVDSNKAYSVEEASSLIKEITNVNFDASVDLAVRLNVDPRKANQMVRGVVTLPHGTGKDVKVLALVTPDKEAEAKEAGADFVGLDEYLDKIKGGWTDVDVIITMPSVMGKLGPLGRVLGPRGLMPNPKTGTVTMDVAKAVSDVKAGKIDFKVDKTGIVHAAIGKSSFDADKIAGNAKELLTTLVKLKPQTAKGIYIKSIYISSTMSPGVEIDTKNYAG, encoded by the coding sequence ATGGCAAAAGTAACCAAAAAGCAAAAAGAAGCAAAAGCTAAAGTTGATAGCAACAAAGCATATTCGGTAGAAGAAGCTTCTTCTTTAATAAAAGAAATAACAAACGTGAATTTTGATGCTTCTGTAGATCTAGCTGTTCGTTTGAACGTAGATCCGCGTAAAGCAAATCAAATGGTACGTGGTGTGGTAACATTACCTCACGGAACAGGAAAAGATGTTAAAGTATTAGCATTAGTAACACCAGATAAAGAAGCTGAAGCAAAAGAAGCAGGTGCTGATTTCGTTGGCCTTGACGAATACCTTGATAAAATCAAAGGTGGATGGACAGATGTTGATGTAATCATCACTATGCCTAGTGTTATGGGTAAATTGGGACCATTAGGTAGAGTATTAGGACCTCGTGGATTAATGCCTAACCCTAAAACAGGAACAGTAACTATGGATGTTGCAAAAGCAGTTTCTGATGTAAAGGCAGGTAAAATTGATTTCAAAGTAGATAAAACAGGTATTGTTCATGCAGCAATAGGTAAATCTTCTTTCGATGCCGATAAAATAGCTGGAAATGCTAAAGAATTATTAACAACATTAGTAAAGTTGAAACCACAGACTGCAAAAGGAATATATATTAAGTCAATATATATATCTTCTACAATGAGTCCTGGTGTAGAGATTGATACTAAAAACTATGCTGGGTAA
- the rplJ gene encoding 50S ribosomal protein L10 encodes MTREEKSLVIDDLTAQLADNTNIYLADISGLDAGTTSNLRRACFKANVSLKVVKNTLLAKAMENSDKDFGELPTTLKGNTSIMFAETGNAPAKVIKEFRKKSEKPLLKGAFIEEAVYVGDENLDALVNIKSKEEVIGDIIGLLQSPAKNVISALKSSGGTISGILKTLSEKEG; translated from the coding sequence ATGACAAGAGAAGAAAAATCACTAGTAATTGATGACTTAACTGCTCAGTTAGCTGATAACACTAATATCTATTTAGCTGATATTTCAGGTTTAGATGCAGGAACAACTTCAAATTTACGTAGAGCTTGTTTTAAAGCTAATGTATCATTAAAAGTAGTTAAGAACACACTCCTTGCAAAAGCAATGGAGAATTCAGATAAAGATTTTGGAGAATTACCAACTACATTAAAGGGTAATACATCCATTATGTTTGCTGAAACCGGTAATGCACCAGCAAAGGTTATTAAAGAGTTTCGTAAGAAATCTGAAAAGCCTTTATTAAAAGGAGCATTTATAGAAGAAGCAGTATATGTTGGAGATGAAAACTTAGACGCTTTAGTTAATATTAAATCTAAAGAAGAAGTTATCGGAGATATTATTGGTCTATTACAGTCACCTGCTAAGAATGTTATTTCAGCATTAAAGTCAAGTGGTGGTACTATATCCGGTATTCTAAAAACATTATCCGAAAAAGAAGGATAA
- the rplL gene encoding 50S ribosomal protein L7/L12, with protein sequence MADLKDFAEQLVNLTVKEVNELAGILKEEYGIEPAAAAVAVAAGGGAGGGDAAEEKTEFDVILKAAGGAKLAVVKLVKELTGLGLKDAKGLVDEAPKAIKEGISKDEAEALKAQLEEAGAEVELK encoded by the coding sequence ATGGCAGATTTAAAAGATTTCGCAGAACAATTAGTTAACTTAACAGTAAAAGAAGTTAATGAATTAGCTGGTATATTAAAAGAAGAATATGGTATCGAACCTGCTGCTGCTGCAGTAGCTGTAGCTGCTGGCGGTGGTGCTGGTGGTGGAGATGCTGCTGAAGAAAAAACTGAATTTGATGTAATCCTTAAGGCTGCAGGTGGTGCTAAACTAGCTGTTGTGAAACTTGTAAAAGAACTTACAGGTCTAGGTCTTAAAGATGCTAAAGGATTAGTTGATGAAGCTCCTAAAGCAATCAAAGAAGGAATATCTAAAGATGAAGCAGAAGCTCTTAAAGCACAATTAGAAGAGGCTGGAGCTGAGGTTGAGCTTAAATAA
- the rpoB gene encoding DNA-directed RNA polymerase subunit beta: MLATQTERLNFSSVKNRPDYPDFLDIQIKSFQDFFQLETKSEERGNEGLYNTFMENFPITDTRNQFVLEFIDYFVDPPRYDLQECIERGLTYSVPLKARLKLFCTDPEHEDFETIVQDVYLGTIPYMTPSGTFCINGAERVVVSQLHRSPGVFFGQSFHANGTKLYSARVIPFKGSWIEFATDINSVMYAYIDRKKKLPVTTLFRAIGFERDKDILEIFDLAEEVKVSKSGLKKVLGRKLAARVLNTWHEDFVDEDTGEVVSIERNEIVLDRDTILDKDHLEEIIESGAKTILLHKEDNQKGDYAIIHNTLQKDPTNSEKEAVEHIYRQLRNAEPPDEETARGIIDKLFFSDQRYNLGEVGRYRMNKKLGLDIAMDKQVLTKEDIITIIKYLIELINSKAEIDDIDHLSNRRVRTVGEQLSQQFGVGLARMARTIRERMNVRDNEVFTPIDLINAKTLSSVINSFFGTNQLSQFMDQTNPLAEITHKRRLSALGPGGLSRERAGFEVRDVHYTHYGRLCPIETPEGPNIGLISSLAVFAKVNSMGFLETPYRKVTDGKVDVAEYRYLSAEEEEEKLIAQANIPMTDEGNITTDKVIARMEGDFPVIDPTNVNYADVAPNQIASISASLIPFLEHDDANRALMGSNMMRQAVPLLRVDAPIVGTGLERQVASDSRVLINAEGEGVVEYVDAQKITIKYDRTEEQRMVSFDSDSKTYELIKFRKTNQGTNINLKPIVNVGDRVKKGQVLCQGYATEKGELALGRNMKVAFMPWKGYNFEDAIVISERVVREDIFTSIHIDEYSLEVRDTKLGNEELTNDIPNVSEEATKDLDENGMIRVGAEIKPGDILIGKITPKGESDPTPEEKLLRAIFGDKAGDVKDASLKASPSLHGVVIDKKLFARAIKDKRKRSQDKEDIEILERSYDTKFELLKSELIDKLFTIVGGKTSQGVMNDLGEEVLPKGKKYTQKMLNSVDDYAHLTKGTWTTDDALNSMVADLIHNYKIKENDLQGNLRREKFTISVGDELPSGIIKLAKVYIAKKRKLKVGDKMAGRHGNKGIVARIVREEDMPFLEDGTPVDIVLNPLGVPSRMNIGQIYETVLGWAGQKLGRKYATPIFDGASLDQINEFTDEAGIPRFGHTYLYDGGTGDRFHQPATVGVIYMLKLGHMVDDKMHARSIGPYSLITQQPLGGKAQFGGQRFGEMEVWALEAYGASATLREILTVKSDDVIGRAKTYESIVKGEPMPEPGLPESFNVLMHELKGLGLDIRLEE; this comes from the coding sequence ATGTTAGCAACGCAAACTGAAAGATTGAATTTCTCTTCTGTAAAGAATAGACCTGATTATCCTGATTTCCTAGATATTCAGATCAAATCCTTCCAGGATTTCTTTCAACTAGAAACAAAATCTGAAGAAAGAGGAAACGAAGGTTTATATAATACCTTCATGGAAAACTTCCCGATTACGGATACCCGTAATCAATTTGTACTAGAATTTATAGATTATTTTGTAGATCCTCCAAGATATGATTTACAAGAGTGTATAGAAAGAGGTCTTACGTATAGTGTACCTTTAAAAGCTCGTCTAAAACTATTCTGTACAGACCCAGAACACGAAGATTTTGAGACTATTGTTCAGGACGTGTATCTTGGTACAATTCCTTATATGACACCCAGCGGTACTTTTTGTATTAATGGGGCAGAACGAGTAGTCGTATCTCAATTACACCGTTCACCAGGGGTATTCTTTGGACAATCATTCCATGCCAATGGAACTAAATTATATTCTGCAAGAGTAATTCCTTTTAAAGGTTCTTGGATAGAATTTGCTACCGATATTAATAGTGTAATGTACGCTTATATCGATAGAAAGAAAAAATTACCGGTAACTACACTTTTCCGTGCAATTGGTTTTGAACGTGATAAAGATATTTTAGAAATATTTGACCTTGCAGAAGAGGTAAAAGTTTCTAAGTCCGGATTGAAAAAAGTTTTAGGTCGTAAGTTAGCAGCTCGTGTGTTAAACACGTGGCATGAAGATTTTGTGGATGAAGATACAGGAGAGGTTGTGTCTATTGAGCGTAACGAGATCGTTTTAGACCGTGACACTATCTTGGATAAAGATCATCTTGAAGAGATTATAGAGTCTGGAGCAAAAACTATTTTGCTTCATAAAGAGGATAATCAAAAAGGAGATTACGCAATTATCCATAATACATTGCAAAAAGATCCTACCAACTCTGAAAAAGAAGCGGTAGAACATATATACCGTCAATTACGTAATGCAGAACCGCCTGATGAAGAAACGGCAAGAGGTATTATTGACAAGTTATTCTTCTCTGATCAACGTTACAACCTTGGTGAAGTAGGTCGTTATAGAATGAACAAGAAATTGGGACTTGATATCGCAATGGATAAGCAAGTGCTTACCAAAGAAGATATCATTACCATCATAAAATATCTAATAGAATTAATTAATTCTAAAGCTGAAATTGATGATATCGATCACCTTTCTAACCGTCGTGTTAGAACTGTAGGAGAGCAGTTATCACAACAGTTTGGAGTTGGTTTGGCACGTATGGCTCGTACCATTCGTGAGCGTATGAATGTTAGAGATAATGAGGTTTTTACACCGATTGATTTGATCAATGCTAAAACCTTGTCATCTGTAATTAATTCGTTCTTTGGTACAAACCAGCTATCTCAGTTCATGGATCAAACCAATCCATTAGCAGAGATCACTCATAAACGTAGACTTTCGGCTCTAGGGCCAGGAGGTTTATCACGTGAGCGTGCAGGTTTCGAGGTACGTGATGTACACTATACACATTATGGTCGTCTATGTCCTATTGAAACTCCTGAAGGACCAAATATTGGTTTAATATCTTCATTAGCCGTTTTTGCTAAGGTAAACTCTATGGGATTCTTAGAAACTCCATATCGTAAGGTTACTGATGGTAAGGTTGATGTAGCAGAATATAGATATTTAAGTGCAGAAGAGGAAGAGGAGAAATTGATAGCGCAAGCTAACATTCCTATGACCGATGAAGGAAATATTACTACTGATAAGGTAATTGCTCGTATGGAAGGTGATTTCCCGGTAATTGATCCAACTAATGTAAATTATGCCGATGTTGCTCCTAATCAAATTGCATCTATTTCTGCATCTTTAATTCCGTTCTTAGAACATGATGATGCAAACCGTGCATTGATGGGATCAAATATGATGCGTCAGGCAGTACCATTATTAAGAGTTGATGCTCCTATTGTAGGTACAGGATTAGAACGTCAGGTAGCTTCAGATTCTAGAGTATTGATTAATGCAGAAGGAGAAGGAGTTGTTGAGTATGTAGATGCACAAAAGATTACCATTAAATACGATAGAACTGAAGAGCAAAGAATGGTAAGCTTTGATAGTGATTCTAAAACATATGAGTTAATAAAATTCCGTAAAACGAATCAAGGTACTAATATAAACCTTAAACCAATCGTTAATGTTGGCGATCGTGTTAAAAAAGGTCAGGTATTATGTCAAGGATATGCTACAGAAAAAGGAGAGCTTGCACTTGGTAGAAATATGAAAGTAGCCTTTATGCCTTGGAAAGGGTATAACTTTGAGGATGCGATTGTGATTTCTGAAAGAGTAGTAAGAGAAGATATCTTTACTTCTATTCATATTGATGAATATTCTCTTGAGGTTAGAGATACTAAATTAGGTAATGAAGAATTAACTAATGATATCCCTAACGTTTCTGAGGAAGCAACCAAAGATCTTGATGAAAACGGAATGATCCGTGTTGGTGCAGAAATTAAACCAGGGGATATTCTTATTGGGAAAATTACTCCAAAAGGAGAAAGTGATCCTACTCCGGAAGAGAAACTGTTAAGAGCAATCTTTGGAGATAAAGCTGGAGATGTTAAAGATGCTTCTTTAAAGGCTTCTCCTTCTTTACATGGTGTAGTAATTGATAAAAAATTATTTGCCCGTGCTATAAAAGATAAGAGAAAACGTTCTCAGGATAAAGAAGATATTGAGATTTTAGAAAGATCATACGATACAAAATTCGAATTACTAAAATCTGAATTGATAGACAAACTATTTACTATTGTTGGAGGTAAAACTTCTCAGGGTGTTATGAATGACCTGGGAGAAGAAGTTCTTCCTAAAGGTAAAAAGTATACTCAAAAAATGCTTAACAGTGTTGATGATTATGCTCACCTTACAAAAGGAACATGGACTACCGATGATGCTTTAAATAGTATGGTTGCAGACCTTATCCATAATTATAAGATTAAAGAAAATGATTTACAAGGTAACCTTCGAAGAGAGAAATTTACGATCTCTGTAGGAGATGAATTACCTTCAGGAATTATAAAACTTGCTAAAGTTTATATCGCTAAGAAACGTAAGCTAAAAGTAGGTGATAAGATGGCAGGTCGTCACGGTAACAAAGGTATTGTTGCTCGTATCGTAAGAGAAGAAGATATGCCATTCTTAGAGGATGGAACACCAGTAGATATTGTATTAAATCCACTTGGGGTACCGTCTCGTATGAACATTGGTCAGATTTATGAAACAGTATTAGGATGGGCCGGACAAAAATTAGGTAGAAAATATGCTACCCCAATTTTTGATGGAGCGTCTTTAGATCAGATTAATGAATTTACAGATGAAGCGGGGATCCCTAGATTTGGGCATACCTACCTTTATGATGGAGGAACGGGAGACCGTTTCCACCAACCAGCTACAGTAGGTGTGATTTACATGCTTAAGCTTGGTCACATGGTAGATGATAAAATGCACGCACGTTCTATTGGTCCTTACTCGTTGATTACTCAACAACCACTTGGTGGTAAGGCTCAATTTGGAGGTCAGCGTTTTGGAGAGATGGAAGTTTGGGCGCTAGAAGCTTATGGTGCTTCTGCAACCTTACGTGAGATATTGACGGTAAAATCTGATGATGTTATAGGAAGAGCTAAAACATACGAAAGTATTGTTAAAGGTGAGCCTATGCCAGAACCAGGATTACCAGAATCTTTTAATGTATTAATGCACGAATTAAAAGGTCTGGGTCTGGATATCAGATTAGAAGAATAG